Proteins from a genomic interval of Toxotes jaculatrix isolate fToxJac2 chromosome 5, fToxJac2.pri, whole genome shotgun sequence:
- the commd4 gene encoding COMM domain-containing protein 4 isoform X2: MRFRFCGDLDCPDWVLAEISTLAKISSVKMKLLCAQVLKDLLGEGIDYDKVAKLTADAKFESGDIKASVAVLSFIFSSAAKHDVDSESLSSELQQLGLPKELKQAQAMMNALQ, encoded by the exons aTG CGGTTCCGTTTCTGTGGCGATTTGGACTGCCCAGACTGGGTGCTTGCCGAAATTAGCACATTAGCGAAAATT TCAAGTGTCAAGATGAAACTCCTCTGTGCTCAAGTGTTGAAGGATTTACTTGGGGAGGGCATTGAT tatgaCAAGGTTGCAAAGCTCACGGCAGATGCAAAGTTTG AGAGCGGAGACATCAAAGCTAGCGTGGCAGTGCTCAGCTTCATTTTCTCCAGTGCAGCAAAGCATGATGTTGACAGTGAATCTCTGTCCAGTGAGCTGCAGCAACTCGGTCTGCCTAAAG AACTCAAACAAGCCCAGGCTATGATGAATGCACTACAGTGA
- the commd4 gene encoding COMM domain-containing protein 4 isoform X1: protein MRFRFCGDLDCPDWVLAEISTLAKISSVKMKLLCAQVLKDLLGEGIDYDKVAKLTADAKFESGDIKASVAVLSFIFSSAAKHDVDSESLSSELQQLGLPKEHTTGLCKSYEDKHSALQDKLRETSLRLGRLEAVSWRIDYTLSSSELREVNEPMIQLKLQAQGAESGSTETTVVSVSADKFRVLLAELKQAQAMMNALQ from the exons aTG CGGTTCCGTTTCTGTGGCGATTTGGACTGCCCAGACTGGGTGCTTGCCGAAATTAGCACATTAGCGAAAATT TCAAGTGTCAAGATGAAACTCCTCTGTGCTCAAGTGTTGAAGGATTTACTTGGGGAGGGCATTGAT tatgaCAAGGTTGCAAAGCTCACGGCAGATGCAAAGTTTG AGAGCGGAGACATCAAAGCTAGCGTGGCAGTGCTCAGCTTCATTTTCTCCAGTGCAGCAAAGCATGATGTTGACAGTGAATCTCTGTCCAGTGAGCTGCAGCAACTCGGTCTGCCTAAAG AACACACAACGGGGCTCTGCAAATCATATGAAGACAAACACTCCGCACTGCAAGACAAACTAAGGGAGACAAGCCTGAGAT TGGGACGACTGGAGGCTGTGTCATGGCGCATTGACTACACTCTGAGCTCCAGTGAGCTGCGAGAGGTGAATGAACCAATGATTCAGCTTAAACTCCAGGCACAAGGAGCAGAGTCAGGCTCCACAGAGACCActgttgtctctgtttctgctgacaAGTTCAGAGTCTTGCTTGCAG AACTCAAACAAGCCCAGGCTATGATGAATGCACTACAGTGA
- the sema7a gene encoding semaphorin-7A isoform X1 — protein sequence MRRFVLIHVWLFAGFQRVLSVDLKDVPTLGSKNTPRLLSKDSVVGGFEYHVNQKHSVLFYQEDSEEMYVGGTDFVLKLDMDDYHVIEKFPLKTTGQQQCQEGPCENVITVIEKFQDSLFVCGTNGHKPQCWKLVSFSSVNNQSHEIVESYEGTGISPFVYTQNSLSLTVEEDLYAAAPLGTDRSSLQFRRKAGSRTNVWMYENWVTEPTYISASWVKRKEDPENEKIYIFFREKNSDHSPEADPWISRVARVCKVDEGGSKRFFQNIWTSFLKARLVCGFPEESLYFSRLQDIYVVHAEDWHDTRVYALFTSSWNSTAVCIYSIGMIEDVFENSTFKGYDKDIPKPRPGTCVKNSKSLPLTTVNMVKDYPEMTDWVHSVHYTAPFYISSNNYTKIVVDQVQAVDQHMYRILLLATDSGKVHKILEAGSEPFIISETQLSNSSTIQSVKLDSKKKKLVVGFSEEISIVDLQRCQEYNSSCADCVLARDPYCAWTKSGCVPTVPGAIQNVMDGKTTVCSRSLEESNTVSRTKRDIESTSPVNLGTMISVHSVPLGVPFYLSCPIDSYHAVYTWEHRGQSSPCLQMQSNCLHLIPAMAQENYGMYECVSKEKDYTKEVKKYHLTKQIIPDTRVDLDIHYRKNGASVLSNTVSAIGLGLAAALLH from the exons ATGAGGCGATTCGTTTTAATTCATGTCTGGCTTTTTGCGGGGTTTCAGCGAGTCCTTAGTGTTGATCTGAAGGACGTACCGACTCTTGGATCTAAAAATACCCCGAGGCTGCTGAGCAAAG ATTCAGTCGTTGGTGGATTTGAATACCATGTCAATCAAAAACACAGCGTGCTATTCTATCAAGAGGACTCCGAGGAGATGTATGTTGGGGGGACTGATTTTGTCCTGAAGCTCGATATGGATGACTATCACGTTATTGAG AAGTTTCCTCTGAAAACAACAGGGCAACAGCAGTGCCAAGAG GGTCCCTGTGAAAATGTGATCACGGTCATTGAGAAGTTTCAGGACAGCCTGTTTGTCTGTGGAACAAATGGACACAAACCGCAGTGTTGGAAACTTGTGAGT TTTTCATCAGTGAACAATCAGTCTCATGAAATAGTGGAGAGTTATGAAGGGACGGGCATCTCTCCGTTTGTGTACACCCAGAACTCCCTGTCACTCACAGTTG AGGAGGACCTATATGCAGCAGCGCCTTTGGGTACTGACAGAAGTTCATTACAATTCAGAAGGAAAGCTGGCAGTAGAACTAATGTCTGGATGTATGAAAACTGGGTGACAG AGCCTACATACATTTCTGCATCCTGGGTGAAGCGAAAAGAAGATCCAGAGAATGAGAAAATTTACATCTTTTTCCGTGAAAAGAACTCAGACCACAGTCCAGAGGCTGACCCCTGGATATCTAGGGTTGCCAGAGTTTGTAAG GTAGATGAAGGCGGATCAAAGAGATTCTTCCAGAACATCTGGACATCTTTCCTAAAAGCTCGCCTCGTCTGCGGGTTTCCAGAGGAGTCACTGTATTTCAGCCGTCTCCAAGACATTTATGTGGTGCATGCTGAGGACTGGCACGACACCAGAGTCTATGCTCTCTTCACAAGCAGCTG GAACTCTACAGCAGTTTGCATCTATTCCATAGGAATGATTGAAGACGTATTTGAGAACTCAACTTTCAAAGGCTATGACAAAGATATTCCAAAACCCAGGCCAGGAACA TGTGTAAAAAACAGCAAGAGCCTGCCACTGACCACAGTCAATATGGTGAAGGATTACCCAGAAATGACTGACTGGGTTCACTCTGTGCACTACACAGCCCCATTTTATATAAGCAGCAACAACTACACCAAGATAGTTGTGGATCAAGTTCAAGCAGTGGACCAGCACATGTATAGAATCCTGCTTCTAGCCACAG ATTCTGGGAAGGTCCATAAAATCTTAGAGGCTGGATCTGAACctttcatcatctctgaaaCGCAGCTGTCCAACAGTTCCACAATACAATCAGTGAAGCTTGACTCCAAAAAG AAAAAGTTAGTCGTGGGTTTTTCAGAGGAGATCTCCATAGTGGACCTCCAGAGGTGTCAGGAGTACAACAGCTCCTGCGCAGATTGTGTTCTGGCCCGGGACCCATATTGTGCCTGGACTAAGTCTGGATGTGTCCCGACTGTCCC tGGGGctattcaaaatgtcatggatgGGAAAACAACTGTGTGCTCGAGATCATTAGAAG aaAGCAACACAGTAAGCCGCACCAAACGGGACATAGAATCAACATCACCAGTCAATTTGGGGACAATgatttcagttcattcagtcCCCCTGGGCGTCCCTTTCTATCTGTCTTGTCCAATAGACTCTTACCACGCCGTCTACACCTGGGAGCATAGAGGCCAGAGCAGCCCTTGCCTGCAAATGCAATCTAACTGCCTGCACCTCATCCCTGCCATGGCACAAGAGAACTATGGCATGTACGAGTGTGTTTCCAAAGAGAAAGACTACACCAAAGAGGTGAAAAAATATCATCTTACAAAGCAAATAATCCCAGACACCCGGGTGGATCTTGATATCCATTATAGAAAAAATGGTGCATCTGTTTTGTCAAATACAGTATCGGCCATTGGACTTGGACTGGCTGCAGCACTCTTGCACTAA
- the sema7a gene encoding semaphorin-7A isoform X2, which yields MRRFVLIHVWLFAGFQRVLSVDLKDVPTLGSKNTPRLLSKDSVVGGFEYHVNQKHSVLFYQEDSEEMYVGGTDFVLKLDMDDYHVIEKFPLKTTGQQQCQEGPCENVITVIEKFQDSLFVCGTNGHKPQCWKLFSSVNNQSHEIVESYEGTGISPFVYTQNSLSLTVEEDLYAAAPLGTDRSSLQFRRKAGSRTNVWMYENWVTEPTYISASWVKRKEDPENEKIYIFFREKNSDHSPEADPWISRVARVCKVDEGGSKRFFQNIWTSFLKARLVCGFPEESLYFSRLQDIYVVHAEDWHDTRVYALFTSSWNSTAVCIYSIGMIEDVFENSTFKGYDKDIPKPRPGTCVKNSKSLPLTTVNMVKDYPEMTDWVHSVHYTAPFYISSNNYTKIVVDQVQAVDQHMYRILLLATDSGKVHKILEAGSEPFIISETQLSNSSTIQSVKLDSKKKKLVVGFSEEISIVDLQRCQEYNSSCADCVLARDPYCAWTKSGCVPTVPGAIQNVMDGKTTVCSRSLEESNTVSRTKRDIESTSPVNLGTMISVHSVPLGVPFYLSCPIDSYHAVYTWEHRGQSSPCLQMQSNCLHLIPAMAQENYGMYECVSKEKDYTKEVKKYHLTKQIIPDTRVDLDIHYRKNGASVLSNTVSAIGLGLAAALLH from the exons ATGAGGCGATTCGTTTTAATTCATGTCTGGCTTTTTGCGGGGTTTCAGCGAGTCCTTAGTGTTGATCTGAAGGACGTACCGACTCTTGGATCTAAAAATACCCCGAGGCTGCTGAGCAAAG ATTCAGTCGTTGGTGGATTTGAATACCATGTCAATCAAAAACACAGCGTGCTATTCTATCAAGAGGACTCCGAGGAGATGTATGTTGGGGGGACTGATTTTGTCCTGAAGCTCGATATGGATGACTATCACGTTATTGAG AAGTTTCCTCTGAAAACAACAGGGCAACAGCAGTGCCAAGAG GGTCCCTGTGAAAATGTGATCACGGTCATTGAGAAGTTTCAGGACAGCCTGTTTGTCTGTGGAACAAATGGACACAAACCGCAGTGTTGGAAACTT TTTTCATCAGTGAACAATCAGTCTCATGAAATAGTGGAGAGTTATGAAGGGACGGGCATCTCTCCGTTTGTGTACACCCAGAACTCCCTGTCACTCACAGTTG AGGAGGACCTATATGCAGCAGCGCCTTTGGGTACTGACAGAAGTTCATTACAATTCAGAAGGAAAGCTGGCAGTAGAACTAATGTCTGGATGTATGAAAACTGGGTGACAG AGCCTACATACATTTCTGCATCCTGGGTGAAGCGAAAAGAAGATCCAGAGAATGAGAAAATTTACATCTTTTTCCGTGAAAAGAACTCAGACCACAGTCCAGAGGCTGACCCCTGGATATCTAGGGTTGCCAGAGTTTGTAAG GTAGATGAAGGCGGATCAAAGAGATTCTTCCAGAACATCTGGACATCTTTCCTAAAAGCTCGCCTCGTCTGCGGGTTTCCAGAGGAGTCACTGTATTTCAGCCGTCTCCAAGACATTTATGTGGTGCATGCTGAGGACTGGCACGACACCAGAGTCTATGCTCTCTTCACAAGCAGCTG GAACTCTACAGCAGTTTGCATCTATTCCATAGGAATGATTGAAGACGTATTTGAGAACTCAACTTTCAAAGGCTATGACAAAGATATTCCAAAACCCAGGCCAGGAACA TGTGTAAAAAACAGCAAGAGCCTGCCACTGACCACAGTCAATATGGTGAAGGATTACCCAGAAATGACTGACTGGGTTCACTCTGTGCACTACACAGCCCCATTTTATATAAGCAGCAACAACTACACCAAGATAGTTGTGGATCAAGTTCAAGCAGTGGACCAGCACATGTATAGAATCCTGCTTCTAGCCACAG ATTCTGGGAAGGTCCATAAAATCTTAGAGGCTGGATCTGAACctttcatcatctctgaaaCGCAGCTGTCCAACAGTTCCACAATACAATCAGTGAAGCTTGACTCCAAAAAG AAAAAGTTAGTCGTGGGTTTTTCAGAGGAGATCTCCATAGTGGACCTCCAGAGGTGTCAGGAGTACAACAGCTCCTGCGCAGATTGTGTTCTGGCCCGGGACCCATATTGTGCCTGGACTAAGTCTGGATGTGTCCCGACTGTCCC tGGGGctattcaaaatgtcatggatgGGAAAACAACTGTGTGCTCGAGATCATTAGAAG aaAGCAACACAGTAAGCCGCACCAAACGGGACATAGAATCAACATCACCAGTCAATTTGGGGACAATgatttcagttcattcagtcCCCCTGGGCGTCCCTTTCTATCTGTCTTGTCCAATAGACTCTTACCACGCCGTCTACACCTGGGAGCATAGAGGCCAGAGCAGCCCTTGCCTGCAAATGCAATCTAACTGCCTGCACCTCATCCCTGCCATGGCACAAGAGAACTATGGCATGTACGAGTGTGTTTCCAAAGAGAAAGACTACACCAAAGAGGTGAAAAAATATCATCTTACAAAGCAAATAATCCCAGACACCCGGGTGGATCTTGATATCCATTATAGAAAAAATGGTGCATCTGTTTTGTCAAATACAGTATCGGCCATTGGACTTGGACTGGCTGCAGCACTCTTGCACTAA